The Helicobacter sp. 11S03491-1 sequence CAGCACAGTGAGAATTATTCCATGGAAGCACTTCAGGAGTATAATAAAAAAGCTTAATTTTATCAGGATATTTTTTTAGCTTTTCTTGGCATATTTCATAAGTATTGTCATCGCTTGGCTGCACAGTAATGACAAGCTCATCCAACCCATCAATACAAGTTTCAATAGAAAGTCCAATTGTATTAGCTTCATTTTTTGCCCTCAAATGACCGCTAATCCCTAAGGGTCTAGGGTCATCAAGTTTTTTTATCTCTGAAGATAATATTGCAAAAGGAGAATCCTCTTCCTTGGAAAAAAATTTTTTTGTCAAATCAAATGTTTCAAGTTTTAAGTCAGGTCCTTTTTTCACTAATATCCTTATTTATAAATATATTCTTTAGTTAAAGGCAAATCATTATTTACATCTTTTGTAAGTAATAACTGAAATAAATCCACACTCCCCACCCGAAAAGCTGAAGCGCAACTATCAAGGTATAATCCCCACATACGAATAAATTCTTGACCATATTTTTGGGATATCTTATCTAAATTGTGATTAAAATTTTTATACCAAATATCTAAAGTTTTGGCATAATGGATTCGCAAACTCTCAGCCATCAAAAGATGAAAATCTGATTCACTCATTATTTTAACAACTTCTGTAAGTGAAGGCAAGTAGCCGCCCGGAAAAATATATTTATCAATCCAAGCATTCGTTTCACCCTCAAAACAACACATAATTGAATGAAGTAAAAACATGCCCCCGGGCTTAAGCACTTCTTTGACTTTTTTGAAATAAAATGGGATGTTTGCTTTCCCTACGTGCTCAAACATGCCTACGCTTACAACTTTATCAAATTGATACTCTGTGCTATCTAAATCTTGATAATTCATGAGTTTGATTGTGATTTGTTTTTCAAGCCCTGCTTGTTTTACGCGCTCTAGAGCGGCTTTATATTGTTCCTCGCTGATAGTAATCCCCATTACATCAACCCCATAAGTTTGCGCAGCACGGATTGATAGCCACCCCCACCCACAACCTACATCTAAAAGTTTTTCGCCTTTTTTAAGATCAAGTTTTTTCAAAGTGTGATCGAGTTTTTGAATTTGAGCTTGATGTAGCGAATCTTGAGGAGTCTTAAAATACGCGCATGAATAACTCCAAGTCTCATCTAACCAAATTGAATAAAAATCATTCCCTAAATCATAATGACTTGAAATATTTGATTTTTCTTTGGCTGTGCTTAATGCAGGCTTTATATTATCATATTTATGAAGATAGTCATAATTACCATGCAAATACAAAACTCTGGCAATTTCATCCATTGATCCCTCAATATCAATCACTCCATTCATATAAGCCTCAGCAACAGTTAAAGACATATCTTTTTTTAAATCACTTAATTTTAATGCCCGATTGATTTTAATTGTGAATTTGGGGGGAGTTGAACCATTACGATAAACATCTCCATCCCAGAATTTAACTTCATAATTCCCGACATTCCATTTTTTTAATGCAAATTTTAATAGCATTTTTGATAACATTTTT is a genomic window containing:
- a CDS encoding class I SAM-dependent methyltransferase; the encoded protein is MLSKMLLKFALKKWNVGNYEVKFWDGDVYRNGSTPPKFTIKINRALKLSDLKKDMSLTVAEAYMNGVIDIEGSMDEIARVLYLHGNYDYLHKYDNIKPALSTAKEKSNISSHYDLGNDFYSIWLDETWSYSCAYFKTPQDSLHQAQIQKLDHTLKKLDLKKGEKLLDVGCGWGWLSIRAAQTYGVDVMGITISEEQYKAALERVKQAGLEKQITIKLMNYQDLDSTEYQFDKVVSVGMFEHVGKANIPFYFKKVKEVLKPGGMFLLHSIMCCFEGETNAWIDKYIFPGGYLPSLTEVVKIMSESDFHLLMAESLRIHYAKTLDIWYKNFNHNLDKISQKYGQEFIRMWGLYLDSCASAFRVGSVDLFQLLLTKDVNNDLPLTKEYIYK